One part of the Nocardioides zeae genome encodes these proteins:
- a CDS encoding alkaline phosphatase D family protein, protein MSTVHLAVHLSVARVAGARRPRGVGSGAVHPSRRTVLGAGAVLAPALALPALPASAAARPDARPTAAARTPLADPFTLGVASGDPAPDGFVAWTRLATEPLAADGAGGMASRRFPVRWEVAQDAGFRHVVRRGTVSVGPESGHAVHVELTGLRAGREYWYRFALGPHRSPVGRAVTAPAPWALPRELRMAFASCSNYPVGFFTAYRHLADEQPDLVLHLGDYQYEGAANPAHLRPHAGPETTTLAGYRQRLAQYKTDPDLQAAHAAAPWLVVWDDHEVDNNYAAGVPEKPAEQGGFLERRAAAYRAYYENMPLRRTSVPRGPGLQLFRRVTWGRLASFHMLDTRQYRSDQAQGDGWKERGGGYDDPARTLTGRAQERWLLDGFARSHAHWDVLGQQVFFGGRRNAQGARETVSMDSWDGYPASRERIQRGWVDAGVRNPVVLTGDVHTHWAGDLYLDYDAQDAPIGSELVTTSITSGGNGYDEPSGSHPWFYDNPNLKFWNSLRGYVSTTITPDALTADFRCVPAVTTPGADVFTRRSYVIEDRVRGLQQVADTPLAGAGPGIATRRARPSDAQIVEDTIREETGS, encoded by the coding sequence GTGTCGACTGTTCACCTCGCCGTTCACCTCTCCGTCGCCCGGGTGGCCGGCGCCCGTCGACCGCGGGGCGTGGGCTCGGGAGCCGTGCACCCATCTCGGAGAACTGTCCTGGGGGCCGGCGCCGTCCTGGCGCCCGCGCTCGCCCTGCCCGCCCTCCCCGCGTCCGCCGCGGCGAGGCCCGATGCGCGGCCGACCGCCGCCGCTCGCACCCCGCTCGCCGACCCGTTCACCCTCGGCGTCGCCTCGGGCGACCCCGCGCCCGACGGGTTCGTCGCCTGGACCCGCCTGGCCACCGAGCCGCTCGCCGCCGACGGCGCGGGCGGCATGGCGTCGCGCCGCTTCCCCGTGCGCTGGGAGGTGGCGCAGGACGCCGGCTTCCGCCACGTCGTACGGCGCGGGACGGTCAGCGTCGGACCGGAGTCCGGGCACGCCGTCCACGTCGAGCTGACGGGTCTGCGGGCGGGCCGGGAGTACTGGTACCGGTTCGCGCTCGGTCCCCACCGCTCGCCGGTGGGCCGCGCCGTGACGGCGCCCGCGCCGTGGGCCCTGCCCCGCGAGCTGCGGATGGCCTTCGCCTCCTGCTCGAACTACCCCGTCGGGTTCTTCACCGCCTACCGCCACCTCGCCGACGAGCAGCCCGACCTGGTGCTCCACCTCGGTGACTACCAGTACGAGGGCGCGGCCAACCCGGCCCACCTCCGTCCCCACGCGGGACCCGAGACGACGACGCTGGCCGGCTACCGGCAGCGGCTCGCGCAGTACAAGACCGACCCCGACCTGCAGGCCGCCCACGCCGCGGCGCCGTGGCTCGTCGTCTGGGACGACCACGAGGTGGACAACAACTACGCGGCCGGGGTGCCGGAGAAGCCCGCCGAGCAGGGCGGGTTCCTCGAGCGCCGCGCCGCGGCGTACCGCGCCTACTACGAGAACATGCCGCTGCGCCGCACCTCCGTGCCCCGCGGCCCCGGCCTGCAGCTGTTCCGCCGGGTGACGTGGGGGCGGCTGGCGAGCTTCCACATGCTCGACACGCGCCAGTACCGCTCCGACCAGGCCCAGGGCGACGGCTGGAAGGAGAGGGGCGGCGGCTATGACGACCCGGCCCGCACCCTCACCGGCCGGGCCCAGGAGCGGTGGCTGCTCGACGGGTTCGCCCGCTCCCACGCGCACTGGGACGTGCTCGGCCAGCAGGTCTTCTTCGGCGGCCGGCGCAACGCCCAGGGGGCGCGGGAGACGGTGTCGATGGACTCGTGGGACGGCTACCCGGCCTCCCGCGAGCGCATCCAGCGCGGCTGGGTCGACGCCGGGGTGCGCAACCCCGTCGTGCTCACCGGCGACGTCCACACCCACTGGGCGGGGGATCTCTACCTGGACTACGACGCGCAGGACGCACCGATCGGCTCGGAGCTCGTCACGACGTCCATCACGTCGGGCGGCAACGGCTACGACGAGCCGTCGGGCAGCCACCCGTGGTTCTACGACAACCCGAACCTGAAGTTCTGGAACAGCCTGCGCGGCTACGTCTCGACGACGATCACGCCGGACGCCCTCACCGCGGACTTCCGCTGCGTGCCGGCGGTGACGACGCCGGGGGCCGACGTGTTCACGCGGCGCTCCTACGTGATCGAGGACCGGGTGCGCGGTCTCCAGCAGGTGGCCGACACCCCGCTCGCGGGCGCCGGCCCGGGGATCGCGACCCGGCGGGCGCGCCCCAGCGACGCGCAGATCGTGGAGGACACGATCCGGGAGGAGACGGGCTCCTAG
- a CDS encoding EamA family transporter — protein sequence MRRAVGLVLVGIASVQIGAAFAKGLFGEVSPTTIVWLRLLTSTLVLLLWIRPSLRGRSRADWYVVVGFGLSLGLMNWAIYQSFARIPIGIAVTIEFVGPLTLALLGSRRVRDLVWVGLAAAGVVLLGAEPADLDPVGVGFALLAGAAWAAYILLSARTGARWEGLDGLAVASLVAVLPLTPHVLAVHGDVLLDPRVLLVGLAVGLLSSVIPYSCELVALRTLPPSVFGILMSLEPAAAAVAALVVLGELLTALQVAAIACVVAAVAGATATSRGGPVHSGPAPD from the coding sequence GTGCGACGTGCGGTGGGTCTGGTCCTGGTCGGCATCGCGTCGGTGCAGATCGGCGCCGCCTTCGCCAAGGGGCTCTTCGGCGAGGTGTCGCCGACCACCATCGTCTGGCTGCGGCTGCTGACGAGCACCCTCGTGCTCCTGCTGTGGATCCGCCCGTCGCTGCGGGGACGGAGCCGGGCCGACTGGTACGTCGTGGTGGGCTTCGGGCTCAGCCTCGGGCTGATGAACTGGGCCATCTACCAGTCCTTCGCCCGCATCCCCATCGGGATCGCGGTGACCATCGAGTTCGTCGGGCCGCTCACCCTCGCCCTGCTGGGATCGCGTCGGGTCCGGGACCTCGTGTGGGTCGGCCTGGCGGCCGCCGGCGTGGTGCTGCTCGGGGCGGAGCCGGCGGACCTCGACCCGGTGGGCGTCGGGTTCGCGCTCCTCGCCGGGGCCGCGTGGGCGGCGTACATCCTGCTGAGCGCCCGCACCGGCGCGCGCTGGGAGGGTCTCGACGGGCTCGCCGTGGCGAGCCTGGTCGCGGTGCTGCCGCTGACGCCGCACGTGCTCGCCGTCCACGGCGACGTGCTGCTCGACCCCCGGGTGCTGCTCGTCGGGCTCGCGGTGGGGCTGCTCAGCTCGGTGATCCCCTACAGCTGCGAGCTCGTGGCGCTCCGGACCCTGCCCCCGTCGGTGTTCGGGATCCTGATGAGCCTGGAGCCGGCCGCCGCCGCCGTCGCCGCCCTCGTCGTGCTCGGCGAGCTGCTCACGGCGCTGCAGGTCGCGGCCATCGCCTGCGTCGTTGCGGCGGTGGCCGGCGCGACCGCGACGTCGCGGGGCGGACCCGTGCACTCCGGGCCCGCCCCGGACTGA
- a CDS encoding alpha/beta fold hydrolase: MPPSLRAVDGDASPSESPVRLTYHDVTSADGTRLRAWTNDPDRALPGPTVLLCNGLGTNPYTWPFLLDPACDIRVVSWQHRGVGGSERPVDRCHIGIDSLVEDAVAVMDDAGLDRAPTIGWSMGVNTQFELATLHPDRVSGLFALAGVPGATFSTMLEPTRLPAPVRRGLAVGTTRVARLLGPAISAVAQAVPVTPRTISVLGRTGFMFPIEDRENAAVAVREFLTTPFDWYFHLALHAARHQRVSLSTIDAPALFVAGSADILAGSHAMRSAAERMADATYVELRGSHFIAMEQPAEVHRLLRELLARVAEREGSADGPG; the protein is encoded by the coding sequence GTGCCTCCCTCCCTCCGGGCCGTCGACGGCGACGCCAGCCCGTCCGAGAGCCCCGTCCGGCTGACCTACCACGACGTCACGAGTGCCGACGGCACCCGGCTGCGGGCCTGGACCAACGACCCCGACCGCGCCCTCCCCGGCCCCACCGTGCTGCTGTGCAACGGGCTGGGGACCAACCCCTACACGTGGCCGTTCCTCCTCGACCCGGCGTGCGACATCCGCGTCGTGTCCTGGCAGCACCGCGGCGTGGGGGGCTCGGAGCGGCCGGTCGACCGCTGCCACATCGGCATCGACTCGCTCGTCGAGGACGCGGTCGCCGTCATGGACGACGCCGGTCTCGACCGGGCGCCGACCATCGGGTGGTCGATGGGCGTCAACACCCAGTTCGAGCTGGCCACGCTGCACCCGGACCGGGTCTCCGGCCTGTTCGCGCTGGCGGGGGTGCCCGGGGCGACCTTCTCCACGATGCTGGAGCCGACGCGCCTGCCGGCGCCGGTACGCCGCGGGCTCGCCGTCGGCACGACCCGCGTCGCCCGGCTGCTCGGGCCCGCGATCAGCGCCGTCGCGCAGGCCGTGCCCGTCACTCCGCGCACCATCTCGGTGCTCGGCCGCACGGGGTTCATGTTCCCCATCGAGGACCGCGAGAACGCCGCCGTGGCCGTGCGCGAGTTCCTGACGACGCCGTTCGACTGGTACTTCCACCTGGCGCTCCACGCCGCCCGCCACCAGCGGGTCTCCCTCAGCACGATCGACGCGCCCGCGCTGTTCGTCGCCGGCTCGGCCGACATCCTCGCCGGCTCCCACGCGATGCGCTCGGCGGCGGAGCGGATGGCGGACGCGACGTACGTCGAGCTCCGCGGCTCGCACTTCATCGCGATGGAGCAGCCCGCCGAGGTGCACCGGCTCCTGCGGGAGCTGCTCGCGCGGGTGGCGGAGCGCGAGGGCTCGGCTGACGGGCCCGGCTGA